In Dehalobacter sp., the following proteins share a genomic window:
- a CDS encoding NrtA/SsuA/CpmA family ABC transporter substrate-binding protein: MKKYLKVSFAVLLSLLLLISVTGCQPNTAKQQEKPKIINISYSTKPLNAPAIVALEKQIFEKEFAKDGIQVKWNELEGPATTEALAAKSIDFATSLNYVSAIISNANGNDIKILASYSKFPKGIGLVAAKNGGIASVADLKGKKVALQQGTMLHEMLIKALAEAGLSANDVQMISMASADALNALLQKQVDAAVIPDPLLTKGIASQKITLIRNAEGLIPGQAVIAARTEFIQKYPETTKRFLEIHQQILDWIQENQDEALRMTADTNGMELKAVTALYPKFDFTMPIDSQDIEKLKESAEFLKENSFIKSDVNPDELINHLVDTGYLPK; the protein is encoded by the coding sequence ATGAAGAAGTATCTTAAAGTTTCTTTCGCTGTATTATTATCATTATTGCTGCTGATTTCGGTGACAGGCTGTCAGCCGAATACGGCCAAACAGCAGGAAAAACCAAAAATTATTAATATATCGTATTCGACGAAGCCTTTGAATGCCCCGGCGATCGTCGCCCTTGAAAAGCAGATTTTTGAAAAAGAGTTTGCAAAGGATGGAATCCAGGTGAAGTGGAACGAACTGGAAGGGCCGGCAACCACTGAAGCCCTTGCTGCCAAATCGATTGATTTTGCCACATCACTGAATTATGTTTCGGCTATCATCTCGAATGCAAACGGCAACGATATCAAGATTCTGGCGAGCTATTCCAAGTTTCCGAAGGGAATTGGCCTGGTTGCAGCCAAAAATGGCGGAATTGCATCCGTAGCGGATCTGAAGGGGAAAAAGGTTGCATTGCAGCAGGGGACGATGCTGCATGAAATGCTGATCAAAGCGCTAGCTGAGGCAGGGTTATCTGCGAATGATGTCCAGATGATCAGCATGGCCTCAGCCGACGCCTTAAACGCGCTGCTGCAAAAACAAGTGGATGCCGCGGTCATCCCCGATCCTCTGCTGACCAAAGGGATTGCTTCCCAAAAAATCACCCTGATCCGGAATGCTGAAGGCCTTATCCCCGGTCAGGCTGTGATTGCCGCGCGAACAGAGTTTATCCAGAAATACCCTGAAACAACAAAGCGTTTTCTGGAAATCCATCAGCAGATATTGGACTGGATACAGGAAAATCAGGATGAAGCTTTGCGAATGACGGCTGACACCAATGGAATGGAGCTTAAAGCGGTAACTGCTTTATATCCGAAATTTGATTTTACGATGCCGATTGACAGCCAGGATATTGAAAAACTCAAAGAATCGGCTGAATTTCTTAAAGAAAATAGTTTTATCAAGTCCGATGTTAATCCCGACGAGTTGATCAATCATCTGGTCGATACCGGATATCTTCCCAAATAA
- the fdnG gene encoding formate dehydrogenase-N subunit alpha, giving the protein MDLSRRNFLKLSGASLASLALGLGFDPDLAQAQGYALKIEGTKKIPSICHFCSGGCGLLLYIKDEKLVYLAGDPDHPTNNGALCSKAASLREVAYSEARITKPMYRAPGANEWQEISWDEAIDKVAKKVKDVREKTWKTDADVINAATGKTERLAVNRTEGIAVLGSAEIDNEESYLVKKLSMLLGTPYNEHQARIUHAPTVASLSPSFGRGAMTNSWPDLMNAELFLIAGSNCAENHPVAMRWINKAKERGAKVIVVDPRFTRTASQADIFAQIRPGTDIAYLGAIINYILENELYDHDYVLNYTNALYKISKDFQFKDGLFSGFDPEKKKYKTDSWGYQLDESNKPVKALILTDPDSVFSKLKEHYSRYDMKTAENITGIPASKIKEIADAFCSAKPASILYALGMTHHTTAVQGIRCYGIIQLLMGNIGKAGGGINALRGEPNVQGSTDMANLYNNLPGYLPAPSHSDKTLKDYLVRNGSNREKHLVSLLKAWFGDKATKENDYCFNYLPKYDSNVNSSLVRIWDAVNKGQFQMMLNIGSNSLVSVPNLEVVRQALPKLEMLVVSDLFEIETAQFWREPGVDPSKIMTEVIFFPAAFVYEKDGTLTNSGRWVQWKDAALKPLGECKPDLDMLDLLYKRVKNLYEGSTDPKDRPILDARWDYGHEPKALKVLQELNGYDETSGELLPTLADYLKAPVGSVSTGCWIYAGVTGKGNLAARRGNEDPSGLGLFREWSFAWPGNIRILYNRASCDAQGQPVDPKRKLIWWDAAKNVWAGNDGADVVDKTKGPDTPEGKLAFRMNPEGVGRLFAGKYTSGIPTTPSADGKPAGGVNVGGICNDGPLPEFYEPVESPAENIFHPNVSSNPIVAMPKTLPDVQKVGNRKDYPYVLTTYGVSEHFCAGGITRNIPMLNELMPEPFAEISKNLAAKIGVQDGDRVEISSARGKVEIRCLVTDRIQSYEVHGQPTETIGVPWSWGFASLNPGSSINEVTIGVIDPTAGTPEYKCCLVNIRRV; this is encoded by the coding sequence ATGGATTTATCAAGACGTAATTTCCTGAAATTATCAGGAGCTTCCTTGGCTTCGCTGGCGCTTGGCCTTGGTTTTGATCCCGACCTCGCTCAGGCTCAGGGATATGCACTTAAGATTGAAGGTACAAAAAAAATTCCGAGCATTTGCCATTTTTGTTCCGGAGGGTGCGGCTTGCTTCTCTATATCAAAGATGAAAAGCTGGTGTATTTAGCCGGGGATCCCGATCATCCAACCAATAACGGGGCACTTTGTTCTAAGGCAGCCAGCTTGAGAGAAGTTGCCTATTCGGAGGCTCGGATCACGAAACCGATGTATCGTGCTCCGGGGGCAAATGAATGGCAGGAAATATCCTGGGACGAGGCTATCGACAAAGTAGCCAAAAAAGTCAAAGATGTCAGGGAGAAAACCTGGAAGACTGATGCCGATGTCATTAACGCAGCTACAGGGAAGACCGAGAGACTTGCTGTCAACAGGACTGAGGGGATTGCTGTTCTAGGATCCGCTGAAATCGATAATGAAGAATCCTACTTAGTTAAAAAACTATCAATGCTTTTAGGCACGCCCTATAACGAACATCAGGCCCGGATATGACACGCGCCCACGGTGGCAAGTTTGTCACCTTCATTTGGCCGTGGTGCCATGACCAATTCCTGGCCGGATCTGATGAATGCTGAACTCTTCTTAATTGCAGGCTCAAATTGTGCCGAAAACCATCCCGTTGCTATGCGGTGGATCAATAAGGCCAAGGAGCGCGGTGCAAAAGTGATTGTGGTTGATCCTCGTTTTACACGGACAGCCTCGCAGGCAGATATATTTGCTCAGATTCGCCCGGGTACAGATATTGCCTATCTGGGGGCAATCATCAATTATATATTGGAAAATGAGCTCTATGATCACGATTATGTCCTTAATTACACAAATGCTCTGTACAAAATAAGCAAGGATTTTCAATTCAAGGATGGACTATTTTCCGGATTTGACCCCGAAAAGAAAAAATACAAAACCGATAGTTGGGGTTATCAATTAGACGAATCTAACAAACCGGTTAAAGCTCTGATCCTTACTGATCCTGACAGCGTCTTCAGCAAATTAAAAGAGCATTATTCCCGTTATGATATGAAAACTGCTGAGAATATTACAGGGATACCTGCATCAAAAATTAAGGAAATTGCCGATGCTTTCTGCAGCGCCAAACCTGCGTCTATCCTTTATGCATTGGGGATGACCCATCACACAACGGCCGTACAAGGCATCCGGTGTTATGGCATTATCCAGCTGTTGATGGGCAATATCGGCAAAGCGGGAGGCGGTATCAACGCTTTGCGCGGCGAGCCGAATGTCCAGGGTTCCACAGATATGGCCAATCTCTATAATAATCTGCCAGGTTATCTTCCGGCCCCCTCCCATTCCGACAAGACACTCAAAGATTATCTGGTACGAAACGGCTCCAACCGGGAAAAACATCTTGTATCGTTATTGAAGGCCTGGTTTGGAGATAAAGCGACTAAGGAAAACGACTATTGTTTCAATTATCTGCCAAAATACGATTCCAATGTCAATTCAAGTTTGGTTCGAATTTGGGATGCGGTGAATAAAGGCCAATTCCAGATGATGCTGAATATCGGCTCCAATTCACTGGTATCCGTACCGAACCTCGAAGTGGTCCGCCAGGCTTTGCCTAAACTAGAGATGTTGGTCGTCTCCGATTTATTTGAAATCGAGACTGCCCAGTTCTGGCGGGAGCCCGGTGTTGATCCGTCTAAAATTATGACGGAAGTAATCTTTTTCCCGGCTGCCTTTGTCTATGAAAAAGACGGGACGCTGACGAACTCAGGCCGCTGGGTTCAGTGGAAGGATGCAGCACTCAAGCCCCTGGGCGAATGCAAGCCGGATTTGGATATGCTCGATCTGTTGTATAAGCGGGTGAAAAACTTATATGAAGGCAGTACGGATCCCAAAGACAGACCGATTCTCGATGCGCGCTGGGATTACGGCCATGAGCCGAAAGCGCTTAAGGTGTTGCAGGAATTAAACGGCTATGATGAAACGAGCGGTGAATTATTGCCGACGTTAGCTGATTATCTCAAAGCACCGGTCGGGTCAGTATCTACCGGATGCTGGATTTATGCCGGTGTTACCGGGAAAGGCAATTTGGCTGCACGCCGAGGAAATGAAGATCCCTCCGGACTCGGATTGTTCCGCGAATGGAGCTTTGCTTGGCCGGGAAATATCCGTATTTTATACAATCGTGCATCCTGTGATGCCCAGGGACAGCCTGTGGATCCCAAACGCAAATTAATTTGGTGGGACGCGGCCAAAAATGTTTGGGCCGGCAATGACGGTGCTGACGTAGTCGACAAGACGAAAGGGCCTGACACTCCGGAAGGAAAGCTGGCTTTCCGTATGAATCCGGAAGGAGTAGGGCGTTTGTTTGCAGGCAAATATACAAGCGGGATACCAACAACGCCTTCAGCAGACGGCAAACCGGCCGGCGGTGTGAATGTAGGAGGGATCTGCAACGATGGTCCGCTACCGGAGTTTTACGAGCCGGTGGAAAGTCCTGCGGAGAATATCTTCCATCCGAATGTGTCGAGCAATCCGATTGTGGCAATGCCCAAAACATTGCCCGATGTTCAGAAGGTTGGTAACCGTAAAGATTATCCTTATGTGCTGACGACTTATGGCGTAAGCGAACACTTCTGTGCCGGCGGTATCACCCGCAACATTCCGATGTTGAACGAACTTATGCCGGAACCTTTTGCTGAAATCAGCAAAAACCTTGCAGCGAAAATTGGCGTACAAGATGGTGACCGCGTTGAAATATCTTCGGCACGCGGCAAGGTTGAGATCCGTTGTCTTGTCACAGACCGCATTCAGTCGTATGAGGTACATGGACAACCGACCGAAACGATCGGTGTGCCTTGGAGTTGGGGTTTTGCATCTTTAAATCCTGGATCGAGCATCAATGAAGTGACAATCGGCGTAATTGACCCGACAGCAGGAACACCCGAATATAAATGTTGTCTCGTCAATATAAGGAGGGTTTAG
- a CDS encoding formate dehydrogenase subunit gamma: protein MNEKKSGSNQVPGKILRFTKGERLSHWVHAVSFFVLLLTGWGILSEFSRPVLMIFGGVDVSRILHRVFAVIFVVVVVAMFFIKDPKYHWEWLRSAFRFTKADIAHIMAFPKEFFGGHGNYPAQGKFNGGEKINSLITILGSVFITLSGFIMWSPHVFPDQLVRIAYPVHDMSMFMMVAALMGHLYLSLLHPESRAALPGMLKGYVSEKFAKAHHAAWYKEVKDQEK, encoded by the coding sequence ATGAATGAAAAAAAATCAGGCTCGAATCAAGTTCCCGGCAAAATACTCCGTTTTACCAAAGGGGAAAGATTGAGCCATTGGGTTCATGCTGTAAGCTTTTTTGTTCTCCTCCTCACAGGGTGGGGCATACTATCCGAATTCAGCCGGCCGGTACTCATGATTTTTGGGGGAGTTGACGTTTCCCGCATCCTTCACAGGGTTTTTGCCGTGATTTTTGTTGTGGTCGTTGTAGCGATGTTCTTTATCAAGGATCCAAAATATCACTGGGAATGGCTGCGTTCTGCTTTTCGATTTACGAAAGCGGATATCGCGCATATCATGGCTTTTCCCAAGGAATTTTTTGGAGGACACGGCAACTACCCGGCTCAGGGCAAGTTTAACGGCGGAGAAAAGATCAACTCTTTGATTACGATCCTGGGTTCCGTATTCATCACCTTGAGCGGATTTATCATGTGGTCCCCTCATGTTTTCCCAGATCAGTTGGTCCGGATAGCTTATCCCGTTCACGATATGTCGATGTTTATGATGGTTGCAGCGTTGATGGGACATCTCTATTTATCTTTGCTTCATCCTGAATCAAGGGCTGCTCTGCCGGGCATGTTAAAGGGATACGTCTCGGAAAAATTTGCGAAGGCGCATCACGCTGCCTGGTATAAAGAGGTCAAGGACCAAGAGAAATAG
- the fdhE gene encoding formate dehydrogenase accessory protein FdhE has translation MYLCTEKTDGGQATSLSAVKENYSKMRAEITAWQKENNLKDLKLPSRSGQYPLFTINDLPENAIIDLWDRLNIVAEEKIDHSKLAVLQDEFSAGRIQGNEPLFSRLSLAIAGVAQVVYQQLHISASVDDQPMCPCPVCGEDNLITTLDALNGKRFTHCLVCGNERPIKISGCIHCGSENSFQQTYLNSAEFPGVEVVVCLDCGQYFKEIDLRERKVEDLDWENIRTLPLNYAAEQWILKNRPIMSLN, from the coding sequence ATGTACTTGTGTACTGAAAAGACCGATGGAGGACAAGCAACAAGTTTGTCTGCTGTCAAAGAGAATTATTCAAAAATGAGAGCAGAGATCACTGCCTGGCAAAAAGAAAACAACCTGAAGGATTTGAAATTACCGTCGAGATCCGGGCAGTATCCATTATTCACCATCAATGATCTGCCGGAAAACGCCATCATTGATTTATGGGACAGGTTGAACATTGTTGCGGAAGAAAAGATAGACCACTCCAAACTTGCCGTTCTCCAAGATGAGTTCAGCGCAGGCCGTATTCAAGGAAACGAACCTCTTTTCAGCCGTCTGAGCTTAGCAATAGCTGGGGTAGCTCAAGTGGTATATCAGCAATTGCATATCTCTGCAAGTGTGGATGATCAGCCAATGTGCCCATGTCCGGTTTGTGGTGAAGATAATCTTATAACAACATTGGATGCGTTGAATGGAAAACGCTTTACACATTGTCTTGTCTGCGGAAACGAGAGGCCAATAAAAATATCGGGCTGCATACACTGCGGCAGTGAAAACTCTTTTCAACAAACGTATCTCAATTCTGCCGAGTTTCCTGGAGTGGAGGTTGTTGTCTGTTTAGATTGCGGCCAATATTTTAAAGAAATTGATTTGCGCGAACGGAAAGTCGAAGATTTAGATTGGGAGAATATACGTACCCTGCCCCTTAATTACGCAGCCGAACAATGGATTTTAAAGAACAGACCGATAATGAGCTTAAACTGA
- a CDS encoding ABC transporter permease: MQINQEKTKKRFDRHGNPHNRIKLVNILRGAVFPLAVIVVWELAARSGLINTYILPSPSEILKTFLHMLTTGIWEEHLLASLRRLVYGFFLTVVFAVPMGILVGKARGFRHWVNPTLHFLQQIPPIAWIPIFMLLLGIDEASKVAIIVYASFFPVFLNTVQGVTSVDPKLIEVGHAYMLSPWEMIKKVYIPSAAMSIFVGLRLGLSNCWRALVGAEMLGASSGIGYLIIEGRQLAQYDKIFVAIVTIGTAGMLIDLFLRKIENKLMPWKKMYQAGERK; this comes from the coding sequence ATGCAAATCAATCAAGAAAAAACGAAAAAAAGGTTTGACCGGCATGGAAATCCACATAATCGGATAAAGCTTGTGAATATACTCAGAGGGGCAGTTTTCCCATTAGCTGTGATTGTAGTTTGGGAATTAGCGGCACGCAGCGGTCTGATCAATACCTACATCTTGCCTTCGCCAAGTGAGATATTAAAAACATTTCTGCATATGCTTACAACCGGGATTTGGGAAGAACATCTGCTGGCAAGTTTACGGAGATTGGTGTACGGGTTCTTTTTGACGGTTGTTTTTGCAGTTCCGATGGGTATTCTGGTAGGCAAAGCCAGAGGATTCAGACATTGGGTGAATCCTACGCTGCATTTTTTGCAGCAGATTCCGCCAATCGCTTGGATCCCGATTTTTATGCTTTTGCTCGGGATTGATGAAGCTTCCAAAGTAGCCATCATTGTGTATGCCTCATTTTTTCCGGTTTTCTTGAATACGGTGCAGGGCGTTACCAGTGTTGATCCGAAGCTGATCGAAGTTGGCCATGCCTATATGCTTTCTCCATGGGAAATGATTAAAAAGGTGTATATCCCTTCGGCAGCCATGTCGATTTTTGTGGGCCTGAGGCTTGGGTTAAGCAATTGCTGGCGGGCGCTGGTCGGAGCGGAAATGCTGGGAGCATCTTCGGGAATAGGCTATTTGATCATTGAAGGCAGACAATTAGCCCAATACGATAAAATTTTTGTTGCGATAGTCACCATCGGAACTGCCGGGATGCTTATCGACCTTTTCCTCAGAAAAATTGAAAATAAGCTAATGCCGTGGAAAAAGATGTATCAAGCAGGTGAGCGCAAATGA
- a CDS encoding ABC transporter ATP-binding protein: MNKVLVEVHDVGKVFHSDWGSIEALKEVNFRCNQSEFVSIVGASGCGKTTLLRIIAGLEPPSSGEVLIDGENIDGPGYGRAVVFQEPRLFPWLTVEKNTALGIQGVEKQDEVEKIVASSLQLVGLTQFSKAYPHELSGGMAQRVSLARALTFKPKVFLMDEPFSALDAQTRTRMQEEIIDLWHKTEKTVIFVTHDIEEALTVSQKIMIMSPSPGTIKEVLEVPFAYPRNPEGLEFINMRKYILEAIR, from the coding sequence ATGAATAAGGTTTTAGTCGAAGTCCATGATGTCGGTAAGGTTTTCCACAGCGACTGGGGAAGTATTGAAGCCCTGAAAGAAGTCAATTTCCGGTGCAACCAATCAGAATTTGTCAGTATTGTCGGAGCCAGCGGGTGCGGCAAAACTACGCTGCTCCGGATTATTGCCGGATTGGAACCGCCGAGCAGCGGAGAAGTGCTGATTGATGGAGAAAACATTGACGGGCCCGGTTATGGGCGTGCCGTCGTATTTCAGGAGCCGCGGCTCTTTCCGTGGCTGACCGTTGAAAAAAATACCGCGCTGGGTATCCAAGGAGTAGAGAAACAAGACGAAGTTGAGAAAATTGTGGCCAGCTCGCTTCAGTTGGTAGGGTTAACACAGTTTAGCAAAGCGTATCCTCACGAACTGTCCGGAGGAATGGCCCAAAGGGTCTCTTTGGCGCGAGCGCTCACTTTTAAACCGAAAGTATTCTTGATGGATGAGCCTTTTTCGGCCCTTGATGCCCAGACTAGGACCAGAATGCAGGAAGAAATCATTGATCTTTGGCATAAAACCGAAAAAACCGTTATCTTTGTCACCCATGATATCGAAGAAGCACTGACCGTGAGCCAGAAAATCATGATTATGTCGCCGTCTCCCGGTACGATCAAAGAGGTCTTGGAAGTACCTTTTGCTTATCCAAGAAATCCTGAGGGGTTAGAATTTATCAACATGAGGAAATATATACTAGAGGCCATTCGCTAA
- a CDS encoding 4Fe-4S dicluster domain-containing protein, whose protein sequence is MAKKMILVDGSKCTGCKACSAACKEWNDLPTEKTSLVKSYQSMADFTPNTYTYVTFEEKYENNNMHWLMRKAQCFHCDDPSCLKACSSSAISKTDSGFVVIDQDKCIGCGYCAQFCPFNVPKIDKTTEKANKCTGCVGRVENGLEPACVKICQPGALSFGNYDTMLGIAQARLAEVKKKFPNANLYGQNGQSGTTYRYILLDTPAAYGLPENPSTDLTLYLWKDIIRPIGKIAIGGAAAAVVVGVAINALKGNYKKDSDQDQHPIKREEEM, encoded by the coding sequence ATGGCAAAAAAAATGATTTTGGTGGACGGATCCAAATGTACCGGCTGCAAAGCCTGTTCAGCAGCCTGCAAGGAATGGAATGATCTTCCGACTGAAAAAACCTCTCTTGTCAAAAGTTATCAGAGTATGGCCGATTTTACACCAAACACCTATACGTATGTAACATTTGAGGAAAAGTATGAAAATAATAACATGCACTGGCTGATGCGCAAGGCGCAGTGTTTTCACTGCGATGATCCCTCCTGCCTGAAAGCGTGTTCCTCAAGTGCCATATCCAAAACAGATTCCGGGTTTGTGGTCATTGATCAAGATAAATGTATTGGATGCGGATACTGTGCCCAGTTTTGTCCGTTTAATGTACCTAAGATTGATAAAACCACAGAGAAGGCTAACAAATGCACCGGTTGCGTAGGGAGAGTGGAAAACGGTCTTGAGCCTGCCTGCGTAAAAATCTGCCAGCCAGGAGCGCTGTCATTCGGTAATTACGATACCATGCTGGGGATTGCCCAAGCACGGTTGGCCGAGGTAAAAAAGAAGTTCCCCAACGCTAATCTTTATGGTCAGAATGGGCAGTCAGGTACAACCTACCGCTATATTTTGCTCGATACGCCTGCTGCCTATGGTCTGCCTGAAAATCCATCGACTGATTTAACACTTTATCTATGGAAAGATATTATCCGGCCTATCGGCAAAATTGCAATAGGCGGTGCTGCTGCGGCAGTCGTTGTGGGAGTGGCGATTAATGCGCTAAAGGGAAACTACAAAAAAGATTCTGATCAAGATCAGCATCCGATAAAGAGAGAGGAGGAGATGTAA
- the hypF gene encoding carbamoyltransferase HypF yields the protein MKRAVRILINGIVQGVGFRPFIFKLARELDIKGWVNNFSGGVEIQAEGERVEDFIRRIRTDQPALAVIVSLEITEIPVQHYREFTITESRESEDKDVLISPDVAVCRDCLQEMLHSKDRRYLYPFINCTNCGPRYTIIKDRPYDRKKTTMAGFQMCPECHQEYQDALDRRFHAQPTACAVCGPALKLLDRTGNEISGNGIGIDLLQEGAILAVKGLGGFHLVCDACNDEAVSRLRRVKERGAKPFAVMVRNIETALQEVTMTELEKSTLAGPSAPIVLLPRKKNENSRISPETAPGLQSLGIMLPYTPVHHLLFQGTNDYLVMTSANLSGRPLIYDNQEALAGLSGIADYFLLNNRDIYHPCDDSVVQMIGDQMTFIRRARGYVPLPLFLKQEIKTPIVGLGGEMKNAFCLASGKMAFMSQYIGDMHGYENLERFEQELYSFQKVTNIAPQKTAYDMHPEYSTTRIARSMDCPKFRVQHHHAHLVSVMAEHGIDDPMLGLVCDGTGYGEDGRIWGFEYLFGNQEGYKRKAHLEYLPLPGGDAGAKYPLRIAYAYLKKLMTQEEWQRTEPLWAKLSSQEKNILDGQLRSGFQLFDTSSAGRLFDAVSGILGVCTEVTYEGQAAIELESVAEKWLEDCSEGNVQTSSLQDSGNKDIQKNLNEFQRITQQASMRVKALAALWDQYEKSGQTSTEGRLRLIEQYNVMAGRTDGSFCPDLYPALYPACLEISGEPQPGVLHVKVGSLLKEISNDVLLQKNPGEAALRFHYSLACQMLETAMLIGLENKKLPIAGGVFQNKLLTEILLFLAGEIGVEILYPQKLPSGDGGLAFGQVLIVNAAIEEKPETMGSNFDLS from the coding sequence GTGAAAAGAGCTGTAAGGATTCTGATCAACGGCATTGTTCAGGGTGTCGGCTTCAGGCCGTTTATTTTTAAACTTGCCCGGGAACTGGACATTAAAGGCTGGGTAAACAATTTCAGCGGCGGAGTCGAGATTCAGGCTGAAGGGGAACGGGTAGAGGATTTTATTCGCAGAATCAGAACAGACCAGCCGGCTTTGGCTGTGATTGTATCGCTGGAGATAACAGAGATCCCGGTTCAGCATTACCGGGAGTTCACGATCACAGAAAGCAGGGAGTCCGAAGACAAGGATGTTTTGATCTCTCCGGATGTTGCAGTATGCAGGGACTGCTTGCAGGAGATGCTTCACAGTAAGGATCGGCGCTACCTCTATCCGTTTATCAATTGTACCAATTGCGGTCCGCGCTATACAATCATCAAGGATCGGCCTTATGACCGCAAGAAAACGACCATGGCGGGTTTTCAGATGTGCCCGGAATGCCATCAGGAATATCAGGATGCGCTGGACAGGCGGTTTCATGCCCAGCCGACTGCTTGTGCGGTTTGTGGGCCTGCACTTAAACTACTGGATCGTACAGGCAATGAAATTAGCGGCAACGGGATCGGCATTGACTTGCTGCAGGAAGGTGCGATCCTGGCCGTCAAAGGTCTTGGCGGCTTTCATCTCGTCTGTGATGCCTGCAATGATGAGGCGGTCAGCAGATTGCGCCGGGTCAAAGAGCGCGGAGCAAAACCATTTGCTGTCATGGTTAGGAATATTGAAACCGCCCTCCAAGAGGTGACCATGACGGAGCTCGAAAAATCGACGCTTGCCGGTCCCTCTGCACCGATTGTCCTGCTGCCGCGCAAGAAGAATGAAAATAGCCGGATTTCTCCGGAAACAGCACCTGGCCTTCAATCACTTGGCATCATGCTGCCGTATACGCCGGTTCATCATCTGCTCTTTCAGGGGACCAATGATTATCTGGTGATGACCAGTGCAAACCTGAGTGGCCGGCCGTTAATTTACGACAATCAGGAAGCGTTGGCAGGTTTAAGCGGGATTGCTGATTATTTTCTTCTAAACAACAGGGATATTTATCATCCGTGCGATGATTCAGTCGTGCAGATGATCGGGGATCAAATGACCTTTATCCGTAGGGCCAGGGGCTATGTGCCGCTGCCGCTATTTTTGAAACAGGAGATCAAAACACCGATTGTCGGTCTGGGCGGAGAAATGAAAAATGCTTTCTGCCTTGCTTCCGGAAAGATGGCTTTCATGAGCCAGTATATTGGAGATATGCATGGATATGAAAATTTGGAACGTTTTGAACAGGAGTTATACTCCTTTCAGAAGGTAACAAACATTGCTCCGCAAAAAACTGCTTATGATATGCATCCGGAATATTCGACGACCCGGATTGCCCGGTCGATGGATTGCCCGAAATTTCGCGTTCAGCACCATCATGCCCATCTCGTCAGCGTGATGGCTGAACATGGGATAGATGATCCGATGCTCGGCCTGGTTTGCGACGGAACAGGTTATGGCGAGGACGGCAGGATTTGGGGCTTTGAGTATCTTTTCGGAAATCAGGAAGGCTATAAGCGCAAAGCACACCTTGAATATCTGCCCTTGCCCGGCGGCGATGCCGGAGCTAAATATCCGCTCAGGATTGCCTATGCTTACTTGAAGAAACTTATGACACAAGAAGAATGGCAGCGGACGGAACCGCTTTGGGCCAAATTATCTTCTCAGGAAAAGAATATCCTGGATGGCCAGCTTCGAAGCGGATTTCAGCTGTTTGACACTTCCAGCGCCGGACGCCTATTTGACGCGGTTAGCGGTATACTGGGGGTTTGTACAGAAGTGACATACGAGGGACAAGCAGCGATCGAATTGGAGAGTGTAGCCGAGAAGTGGTTGGAGGATTGTAGCGAAGGGAACGTACAAACTTCTAGCTTGCAGGACAGCGGGAACAAGGACATTCAGAAAAACCTGAACGAATTCCAAAGAATAACGCAGCAGGCTTCAATGAGGGTTAAGGCGTTGGCAGCTCTTTGGGATCAATACGAGAAATCCGGTCAGACAAGTACAGAGGGACGCTTGAGACTTATTGAGCAATATAACGTAATGGCCGGCAGGACAGATGGAAGTTTCTGTCCGGACTTATATCCTGCTTTATATCCAGCCTGTCTGGAGATTTCAGGTGAACCGCAGCCCGGTGTTCTTCACGTAAAAGTGGGGAGCCTCTTAAAAGAGATCTCCAACGATGTGCTGCTTCAGAAAAACCCTGGGGAAGCTGCGCTTAGATTTCACTATTCTTTAGCGTGTCAGATGCTCGAAACGGCGATGCTTATTGGTCTTGAAAACAAAAAACTGCCGATTGCAGGCGGTGTTTTCCAGAATAAGCTGTTGACCGAGATTCTACTGTTCTTGGCGGGAGAGATCGGGGTAGAGATCCTTTACCCGCAGAAACTTCCGTCCGGGGACGGCGGTCTTGCCTTCGGTCAGGTGCTGATTGTAAATGCCGCGATTGAAGAAAAACCAGAAACAATGGGTTCTAATTTTGATCTTAGCTGA